From one Candidatus Eisenbacteria bacterium genomic stretch:
- a CDS encoding type IX secretion system membrane protein PorP/SprF has translation MRRRTGVEDIREAIVRVGARRGTVGCGVPVILLVTLLSSAFVFSAARADFVNPDVGARPLAIGGAFVGVADDANAVVWNPAGLTQKISFEMTGMINRIYSVDGLRNDYFAVSKTVRAGKMGLGFAWMRTELTDVYSEDNILISVAHEIRNGVSAGVTLKRFSVSAPGYEYYNDPNFKGADNSWSADASLFYKRGNMRGGFSVRNIVEPEIKLISTTSAPDKVPREFSLGASYLFRGTMLLTGEVRRRSFVPDYYDSKFTLHGGTEVWFYDVFALRAGYDGGHATVGWGLFVDPVGVDISLLSTRRIGNIYRLSASLRF, from the coding sequence ATGAGGCGTCGCACCGGAGTCGAAGATATTCGTGAGGCAATAGTGCGAGTCGGAGCGAGACGTGGCACGGTGGGTTGCGGTGTGCCTGTGATCTTGCTGGTGACTCTTCTGTCGTCGGCCTTTGTTTTCTCCGCGGCGCGCGCAGATTTTGTGAACCCGGACGTGGGTGCAAGACCTCTCGCAATAGGCGGTGCCTTCGTGGGTGTGGCCGACGATGCAAATGCCGTCGTCTGGAACCCTGCGGGTCTCACCCAGAAGATTTCTTTCGAGATGACGGGTATGATAAACAGAATCTACTCCGTCGACGGCTTGCGAAACGACTATTTTGCCGTCTCCAAGACAGTCCGGGCCGGCAAGATGGGTCTGGGATTCGCCTGGATGAGAACGGAACTCACGGACGTCTACAGCGAGGACAACATCTTGATCTCCGTTGCTCACGAAATCAGGAACGGAGTCTCTGCCGGAGTCACTCTCAAGCGCTTCTCGGTCTCGGCTCCGGGCTACGAATATTACAACGATCCTAATTTCAAGGGCGCTGACAATTCGTGGAGCGCGGACGCCTCGCTCTTCTATAAGAGGGGAAACATGAGGGGCGGCTTCTCGGTCAGGAACATTGTCGAACCTGAGATCAAGCTCATTTCCACGACGTCCGCCCCGGACAAGGTGCCGCGCGAGTTTTCTCTCGGCGCGTCGTATCTGTTCAGAGGCACGATGCTCTTGACCGGCGAGGTGAGGCGAAGGAGTTTTGTCCCCGACTATTACGATTCTAAATTCACGCTTCACGGTGGAACGGAGGTCTGGTTTTACGACGTATTCGCACTGCGAGCGGGTTACGACGGGGGGCACGCCACAGTGGGATGGGGGCTCTTCGTGGATCCGGTCGGGGTTGACATATCGTTGCTTTCTACGAGGAGAATCGGAAACATCTACAGACTCTCGGCGTCTCTCAGATTCTAG
- a CDS encoding gliding motility-associated C-terminal domain-containing protein has translation MMGSIGTSLPQNEREFVNDFVDVGSLWKTLRDGTRDRVLSRAQSALPAVLLASLLALLFTLSLPRVSYATSYNSPQIDGYINFTSADWDSNEVAIPDSPSDSKWPGNEIDSILVTWDADSLYVGYIYVVNNNAMVVLIDAGTGVGDSDINNLNWYPRNFRLSEGKAEVIIAGWNAGMPGVRRITGDGQTQDMSASCRITNSAQSGVKGAVEIAIPWRAIYELGAGRIKPGAILRIVGFVAGGDNYGGCDSAPDNPGVDGGAGPVILSNLFLAFCDRNGDGIPDEGFPPSGAIGGTVTLSNADDLTTVVIVTAFRAGTTDVAGKATAPAGGGAYRIGNLPDGNYDLTFEASSYVSRTLQNIAVSGGGESVGNDVTLQYVSGKITGTLSFADGPGALAVITAYVSGTTTAAGTSPVSVGPPGASFTISLLPDAGYDLVVTAPGYQRVTLPVTVSGGGTTDAGAIALHAVRGTKFVFAKSVPDSCDVLGTVSLPAAGIYLYVSVYVEARDSLGQLDIFNLSHFSDSVYISCSLLDPSLAPLGHVIVADGDTLELPGGLLTAASFQSGRATLLAADDVVEVLLIKASPAVSLGYGSPGTVRVGFLPRNPVSVELTIEPDAIEAGGVEKATVRGQLKDAVGSNSTESGVSVDLKLLSGEGTLAPASTTTDTNGQFEVEFYSSKAGLVVVSDSVLYNGQKLSTNSVSVTVIPGPGTYVELKPQYEVVYAELRFTIGAQITDAFGNEVAEPGVSISLFSSPSGRLSELSSPLVTDGNGHASGFATAAQSYGAVEISGNSPYAVQPVTLSIEADLVAVDESAPESDPLHHSIVGMDLTGVYVRLEDDTLKVYVPFESDWTGAHVAVIFETEGDEQGLLNDTFKFPIAFYHTLKPDFIFTDKFQANSDGDPGNDYADFRRWAGPGIDSFWDLAAQTWTTDASNSNKNAASWTRHDGTGVHISVPRQVMGLAVGDSLRVEAYCMDEPSAKRTALDSCPQDSTHDMTGNWWETAIDTVRLHNYGSLKLAALPQAPVISGAAVAPSPASTGEVVRVLASITPRDDGVGDVTVDLSAIGGSSVQRLYDDGTNGDATTGDAVYSYAFTVSDSVPGGVHTLTITARDDSNRSKSTASILLEIAVERVLIRSFEDPSDDDHGPNQYGKAGLYYLYPTNPVFYAGSFDLRNVEIIDEGDWLDFRVTIGDLTSPSEPNAANWNAIYPSATTCTNPGWVPLNLQNAVIFIDSEKGGATTALPNRWADVAAWDAWEFAIVADGWWKGALASNGSNDSYSWTKYKSDADYWFCTNYADNTMDMHVNKEILGNPSVEDVSKWDIIAVMSSHDGASTDENFGMVRWINEGSATEWNFGGGLSGESSRERDANIIDVATSSGEGKLAGKTQGEMLDYTTDAAKARFNAGQVAVVLEATRFEDYAPPAISAFPTNGTAVTRWFAMENAPLVIGTVVTDDDEVAEAFLKWRPLRGSFSSPIRMSHLLEDLWVADIDFSDVTSVVNSVEGKLYFELQVSATDRSGNTAESRLFTAEVSTERPEQYLLTDIEQYADPLTGEIILQGVPFVVPDGSALVIPAGLLPDTSKVYDLVFTSLSGVDLSHKPQGMGSFTGVARSFEIVGREADSTAGSGTSLTDFVEPFTVLLHYPAYAVGAGDARGLAIYGWQEETSRWVLFGGNATSRPGLVSVATRTPGTYGIFADRFSIDLDKTLSSVAISPNPFSPNGDGLYEETQISFYLSKAASVLIEIYDMRGQLVRRYDRKSYSEPGRIEGESWDGKDGEGTTVPYGIYIVRFEAIDQEYNRAERLNKAVVVIK, from the coding sequence ATGATGGGTTCTATCGGAACGTCTCTTCCGCAGAATGAACGCGAGTTCGTGAACGACTTCGTGGATGTGGGGTCCCTATGGAAGACTCTCCGGGACGGGACACGTGATCGAGTCCTTTCCCGGGCGCAGTCCGCCCTGCCGGCGGTTCTGCTCGCTTCTCTGTTGGCTCTTCTGTTTACTCTTTCGCTTCCTCGAGTTTCCTACGCCACCAGCTACAACTCACCGCAAATCGATGGTTACATCAATTTCACCTCTGCGGATTGGGACAGCAACGAAGTGGCCATCCCGGATTCGCCAAGCGATTCCAAGTGGCCGGGGAACGAAATCGACAGCATCCTTGTCACGTGGGACGCGGACAGTCTCTACGTCGGTTACATCTACGTCGTCAACAACAACGCGATGGTCGTCTTGATAGACGCCGGCACCGGCGTCGGTGATTCCGACATCAATAATCTCAACTGGTATCCTCGCAATTTCAGGCTCAGCGAAGGGAAGGCCGAGGTCATTATTGCCGGCTGGAACGCGGGAATGCCGGGTGTGAGGCGGATAACCGGAGACGGTCAGACGCAAGACATGAGCGCCTCGTGCCGCATCACGAACAGCGCGCAAAGCGGTGTGAAGGGTGCGGTCGAGATTGCCATTCCGTGGCGTGCCATCTACGAACTGGGAGCGGGTAGAATCAAGCCGGGCGCCATTCTGAGGATTGTCGGGTTCGTGGCCGGCGGCGACAACTACGGAGGATGCGACTCGGCGCCCGACAACCCCGGTGTGGACGGTGGGGCGGGGCCGGTTATTCTCAGCAACCTTTTCCTCGCCTTCTGTGACAGAAACGGCGACGGAATTCCCGACGAAGGTTTTCCGCCCTCGGGCGCAATCGGCGGAACCGTCACTTTGAGCAACGCCGACGACCTCACCACCGTCGTGATCGTGACGGCCTTCCGTGCGGGCACGACCGATGTCGCCGGCAAGGCGACTGCGCCCGCAGGAGGCGGAGCCTACCGGATCGGCAACCTGCCTGACGGCAACTATGACCTCACATTTGAGGCTTCTTCCTACGTGAGCCGCACGCTCCAGAACATCGCGGTCTCGGGAGGAGGCGAATCCGTCGGCAACGATGTCACACTTCAATACGTGAGTGGAAAGATCACGGGAACTCTGAGCTTCGCCGATGGTCCGGGCGCGCTGGCCGTCATCACGGCCTACGTGAGCGGCACTACGACCGCGGCCGGGACGAGTCCCGTGAGCGTGGGGCCTCCAGGCGCAAGCTTTACGATCTCGCTATTGCCTGACGCCGGGTACGACCTCGTTGTTACTGCACCGGGATACCAGAGGGTCACCCTGCCCGTCACCGTGTCGGGAGGAGGAACGACGGACGCTGGCGCCATCGCGCTCCACGCCGTCCGAGGGACGAAATTCGTTTTTGCGAAGTCGGTGCCGGATTCGTGCGATGTTCTGGGCACGGTAAGCCTGCCGGCCGCCGGAATCTATCTTTACGTCTCGGTCTACGTTGAGGCCAGGGATTCGCTTGGGCAGCTCGACATCTTCAATCTGAGCCACTTCAGCGACAGTGTCTACATATCTTGCAGCCTGCTCGATCCTTCGCTCGCTCCGCTGGGTCACGTGATTGTGGCCGACGGAGACACCCTGGAACTTCCCGGGGGGCTTCTCACTGCGGCCTCGTTCCAAAGTGGGAGGGCCACGCTGCTCGCGGCCGACGACGTTGTGGAGGTCCTCCTCATCAAGGCGTCACCAGCCGTGAGCCTCGGATACGGAAGCCCCGGAACCGTGAGGGTCGGTTTTCTCCCGCGAAATCCCGTGAGCGTCGAACTCACGATTGAGCCGGACGCGATCGAGGCCGGCGGAGTGGAAAAGGCGACAGTGAGGGGGCAGCTCAAGGACGCGGTCGGCAGCAATTCGACGGAAAGCGGCGTTTCGGTCGACCTGAAGCTGCTTTCCGGCGAGGGTACCCTCGCGCCGGCGTCCACGACCACCGACACGAACGGCCAGTTTGAGGTTGAGTTTTATTCCAGCAAGGCCGGCCTTGTCGTCGTCTCGGATTCCGTCCTTTACAACGGGCAGAAGCTCAGTACGAATTCTGTGTCCGTGACCGTAATTCCGGGGCCGGGGACCTACGTAGAGCTCAAACCGCAGTACGAGGTTGTGTACGCGGAACTGCGTTTCACGATCGGCGCCCAGATTACCGACGCTTTCGGAAACGAGGTTGCAGAACCCGGAGTTTCCATATCACTTTTCTCTTCACCCTCCGGAAGGCTCTCGGAGCTCTCTAGTCCTCTCGTGACCGACGGCAACGGCCACGCTTCGGGTTTCGCCACGGCCGCTCAATCGTACGGTGCGGTCGAAATCTCCGGTAACTCCCCGTATGCGGTCCAACCAGTGACTCTATCAATTGAGGCGGATCTCGTTGCCGTGGACGAGTCGGCTCCCGAAAGTGACCCGTTGCACCACAGCATCGTGGGAATGGATCTTACGGGCGTCTATGTTCGGCTGGAAGACGATACTCTCAAAGTTTACGTTCCGTTCGAGTCGGATTGGACCGGCGCGCACGTGGCCGTGATATTCGAGACCGAAGGCGACGAACAAGGATTGCTTAACGATACCTTCAAGTTCCCGATCGCGTTTTACCATACTCTGAAGCCGGACTTCATCTTCACGGACAAGTTTCAGGCGAATTCTGACGGCGATCCGGGGAACGATTACGCCGATTTCCGCAGATGGGCGGGCCCGGGAATCGACAGCTTCTGGGACCTGGCCGCTCAAACCTGGACGACGGATGCGTCGAACTCGAACAAGAATGCCGCCTCCTGGACTCGACACGACGGCACAGGTGTGCACATATCGGTGCCGCGTCAGGTCATGGGTCTAGCCGTCGGAGATTCGCTCAGAGTCGAGGCCTATTGCATGGACGAGCCAAGCGCGAAGAGGACCGCTCTTGATTCCTGCCCTCAAGACAGCACGCACGACATGACGGGCAACTGGTGGGAAACCGCTATTGATACTGTGAGGTTACACAACTACGGTTCTTTGAAACTCGCGGCGTTGCCGCAGGCGCCCGTCATCTCCGGAGCCGCTGTCGCACCTTCGCCCGCGTCGACCGGAGAAGTAGTCCGCGTACTGGCCTCGATCACCCCGAGAGATGATGGCGTCGGAGACGTCACGGTCGACCTGAGTGCAATCGGGGGCAGTTCGGTCCAGCGTCTTTACGACGACGGCACAAACGGAGACGCGACGACGGGCGACGCGGTCTACTCCTACGCGTTCACCGTCTCCGACTCCGTGCCCGGCGGGGTTCACACTCTCACAATCACGGCGAGGGACGATTCCAATCGTTCAAAGAGCACGGCGTCGATTCTTCTCGAGATTGCCGTGGAGCGGGTGTTGATCCGGTCCTTTGAGGATCCGAGCGACGACGACCACGGTCCCAATCAATACGGGAAGGCGGGCCTGTACTATCTGTATCCCACCAACCCCGTCTTTTACGCCGGCTCTTTCGACTTGAGAAACGTGGAGATCATAGACGAGGGAGACTGGCTCGATTTCAGAGTGACGATCGGCGATTTGACGAGTCCCAGCGAACCGAATGCCGCGAACTGGAACGCGATATATCCTTCCGCGACGACCTGTACGAACCCCGGATGGGTTCCTCTCAACCTTCAGAACGCCGTCATCTTCATCGACAGCGAGAAGGGTGGCGCAACGACTGCGTTGCCCAACAGGTGGGCCGACGTGGCGGCATGGGATGCGTGGGAGTTTGCAATTGTGGCGGACGGCTGGTGGAAGGGTGCTCTGGCCTCGAACGGCAGCAACGATTCCTATTCGTGGACCAAGTACAAGTCCGACGCGGACTACTGGTTCTGCACCAACTACGCAGACAACACAATGGACATGCACGTGAACAAGGAGATTCTTGGCAACCCTTCCGTCGAAGACGTGAGCAAGTGGGACATTATTGCAGTCATGTCTTCGCACGACGGAGCGTCCACGGATGAGAATTTCGGGATGGTGCGATGGATAAACGAGGGCTCGGCAACCGAGTGGAACTTCGGAGGGGGGTTGAGCGGGGAGTCCAGCCGGGAGCGGGACGCAAACATAATTGATGTTGCGACCTCGTCGGGCGAGGGGAAACTCGCCGGCAAGACGCAAGGGGAGATGCTCGACTACACGACGGATGCCGCCAAGGCAAGATTCAACGCCGGGCAGGTCGCAGTCGTTCTCGAGGCGACGCGATTTGAAGACTACGCACCGCCCGCAATATCGGCCTTTCCGACGAACGGCACTGCCGTCACCAGGTGGTTTGCGATGGAAAACGCACCGCTGGTCATCGGGACCGTCGTCACTGATGACGACGAGGTGGCGGAAGCTTTCCTCAAGTGGAGGCCGCTCAGGGGTTCTTTCTCGAGCCCCATCAGGATGTCGCACCTGCTTGAGGACCTCTGGGTCGCCGACATTGATTTCTCCGACGTGACTTCTGTCGTGAATTCCGTGGAAGGAAAGCTCTACTTTGAATTGCAGGTCAGTGCCACGGACCGTTCCGGGAACACTGCCGAAAGCCGGCTCTTCACGGCCGAGGTGAGTACGGAGCGACCGGAACAGTACTTGCTCACGGACATTGAACAATACGCCGATCCTCTCACCGGCGAAATCATTCTGCAAGGAGTGCCTTTCGTCGTACCGGATGGCTCGGCTCTCGTCATACCCGCCGGTCTGCTCCCGGACACGTCCAAGGTGTACGACCTCGTCTTCACGTCGCTTTCCGGCGTGGACTTGTCGCACAAGCCCCAGGGAATGGGTAGCTTCACGGGCGTTGCGAGAAGCTTTGAGATTGTCGGGAGAGAGGCGGACTCCACGGCGGGAAGCGGCACGTCCCTGACGGATTTTGTCGAACCGTTCACGGTTCTCCTTCACTATCCTGCATACGCTGTTGGAGCCGGCGATGCCAGAGGCCTTGCCATCTACGGGTGGCAGGAAGAGACCTCCAGATGGGTTCTCTTTGGTGGAAATGCGACGTCGAGGCCGGGCCTCGTAAGCGTCGCGACTCGAACGCCGGGAACCTACGGGATCTTCGCAGATCGTTTCAGCATCGATCTGGACAAGACCCTCTCCTCAGTCGCGATCTCACCGAACCCCTTCTCGCCGAACGGTGACGGCCTCTACGAGGAAACACAGATATCGTTTTATCTGAGTAAGGCCGCCAGTGTGCTCATCGAGATATACGACATGAGAGGGCAACTTGTGCGAAGATACGACCGCAAGAGCTACAGTGAGCCTGGGAGAATCGAAGGTGAATCCTGGGACGGGAAGGACGGAGAGGGAACAACGGTTCCGTATGGAATATACATAGTCCGTTTTGAAGCCATTGACCAGGAATACAACAGAGCGGAGAGACTCAACAAGGCAGTCGTGGTGATCAAATGA
- a CDS encoding T9SS type A sorting domain-containing protein has protein sequence MERTLQSTIVTSLIVLGLTLVSLAYALAAPVPGGDADGRQGIGAQSLPAGVTASPAPGTFSARLLAAPVAWPSGSLKGVGKVIRREDGSVSPGDILSLYVHEQDGYESFRVSLVSMKDLRTGKEIFFSKGIRVYVLIDNAPGGETALPNGLAGRAPFAWDELVEIRPGAAGTGAGESPAGAQAAHVPGSLRVRTNSAAGETLFDERFMNVVSSSDAVLAAIPRARVSAAPVAQNVTGYFVITASGNTVLDTLTAFDPAPVTYEANVAFVHHGNQGLGHSDVFHGRYGAEAESGFDETLEKHEATGIPGNFQLCPLLQTSQLWDHNCGDVMDFNTWLATGVTEGWAGIVSSAYGQHMMPFVQNSMNDWAVNIETQMGNTRYGYYPRVAWVPERVWLSSSSYPSAGVSDWIGDNWTNNGVYSVILDDDVHGIGYDNHQIHTMSGSSLKVILRDHDFTGKMHSGDGAGALAVLQNLASSGNGTYRIVTYADDWEMVAAMGEWAQTMPYAKGTYDWMMDKCVSESSWLHTWKLADALSNPSFNGSSAMSVTNGTYWGIGGTDGYGGSNNAWYTHWAGYIPYANGGDGYGNCAGTGGNCKNYGTLWDDAYDALMAAPNNNISQAGWYVLMTNLHETGWHDYVGGPISDWEKKYSSHMKNANTYAEASRWAAGLYANSTGAYLSDIDNDGYSELVMYNDRVLAVFESIGGRAVNIFAKGSDYSFSVVGVDNAYWYGTDADYNDGNHVGALSDVGPNYQHSLYSMEVNQASGDTVQATFQHEGVKKIVKLIAGQPYLDVIYYTGGTQAYVQTGFSPDLVDLVWNASMDRIWVSDIAYVGQRNPNTGATGAYVVGTGGTSHVRDFTGTIMKGDEITGRQAFELYLYAGKTSTPDGQGRVAELEVLADSLYDKVKPEVVTSTYFPGRDELSIEFTEDINYQQVTLTGISIDDDNDGAAEVTLDSSSHVTNTANGPAIVISVAAATAAQIEALNTSNLRLLLAVNTVCDVHGNGNLAVRNTDNKMISYGLPTMIAIDGHLSSDEWPACAMAVRDSNDSQWSSSNEIDALYVAMDSTYLYLALDGKVTANSWIVYLDTDPGGSNGQTDLTGIDHWERGALFTASGFKADWEYGCYQHQGQSDGDSFWKITSPTTSVAYSDSILSAFDSMHYYGDVGGSELAIPWSVLFGLGEGRVPEHCSISMVASLCWDPEPSGVLGGDSAPSNVSAVLPTIDRVFTFVVDADGDGRPDLPDGTPPTLASAQSLGDTLVSVVFSECVTAATAEEIGNYSAYETLVPGNQLPILDATLQGDGKTVVLKTGQQLPLSYTVQVSGVQDTSCYKNEIEANSSVEFDGETTSVPGEPRPTVDILHQNFPNPFNPATTVELSLAGSAHVRLRIFDSQGRVVRTLADANLGPGVWRFVWNGVSEDGRVCGSGVYFYSVESDRIRETRKMILLK, from the coding sequence ATGGAGCGCACACTGCAATCGACTATTGTCACGTCGCTAATCGTCCTTGGGCTTACGTTGGTGTCTCTTGCGTACGCGCTGGCGGCGCCCGTTCCGGGCGGTGATGCCGATGGTCGCCAGGGAATCGGCGCTCAGAGTCTACCCGCCGGCGTCACTGCTTCTCCCGCGCCTGGAACATTCTCGGCCAGGCTTCTAGCGGCTCCCGTCGCATGGCCTTCAGGTTCGCTCAAGGGAGTGGGCAAGGTCATCCGGCGTGAAGACGGTTCAGTTTCGCCGGGAGACATTCTCTCACTCTACGTTCACGAGCAGGACGGATACGAGAGCTTTCGAGTGAGCCTCGTAAGCATGAAGGACCTGAGAACCGGGAAAGAGATATTTTTCAGCAAAGGCATCCGCGTCTATGTCCTGATTGACAATGCCCCCGGAGGTGAGACCGCTCTGCCGAACGGTCTGGCAGGCAGAGCGCCGTTTGCCTGGGACGAGCTCGTCGAGATCAGACCCGGTGCGGCAGGCACAGGAGCAGGTGAGTCTCCCGCGGGCGCGCAAGCGGCTCACGTCCCCGGTAGTCTTCGCGTCCGCACCAACTCGGCCGCCGGAGAGACTCTCTTTGACGAACGCTTCATGAACGTGGTCAGTTCCTCCGACGCCGTCCTTGCGGCGATTCCCCGCGCAAGGGTTTCGGCCGCCCCCGTCGCGCAGAACGTCACGGGGTATTTTGTCATTACCGCATCAGGGAACACAGTTTTGGACACGCTCACGGCTTTTGACCCGGCTCCCGTCACGTACGAGGCGAACGTCGCCTTCGTTCACCACGGTAACCAGGGTCTCGGTCACTCCGACGTCTTCCACGGTCGCTACGGCGCCGAGGCGGAGAGCGGCTTCGACGAAACCCTCGAAAAGCACGAGGCCACGGGGATCCCCGGCAACTTCCAGCTTTGTCCTCTTCTTCAGACCTCGCAACTCTGGGATCACAATTGCGGAGACGTAATGGACTTCAACACGTGGCTTGCGACGGGCGTGACAGAGGGATGGGCCGGAATAGTCTCGTCGGCCTACGGACAGCACATGATGCCGTTTGTGCAGAACAGCATGAACGACTGGGCGGTCAACATCGAGACCCAGATGGGCAACACAAGATACGGTTATTACCCGCGCGTGGCGTGGGTTCCCGAGCGGGTCTGGCTCAGCTCCTCTTCCTATCCGTCGGCCGGCGTTTCAGATTGGATAGGTGACAACTGGACCAACAACGGGGTCTATTCGGTCATTCTCGACGACGACGTTCACGGAATAGGCTACGACAATCACCAGATTCACACGATGAGCGGGAGCTCGCTCAAGGTGATTCTCAGAGACCACGATTTCACCGGCAAGATGCACTCCGGGGATGGCGCCGGCGCATTGGCCGTCTTGCAGAATCTCGCTTCGTCGGGCAACGGCACTTACAGGATCGTAACATATGCAGACGACTGGGAGATGGTCGCCGCGATGGGTGAGTGGGCGCAGACCATGCCGTACGCGAAGGGCACGTATGACTGGATGATGGACAAGTGCGTGTCCGAGAGCTCGTGGCTCCACACGTGGAAGCTGGCGGACGCACTCAGCAATCCTAGTTTCAACGGTTCTTCGGCGATGAGCGTCACGAATGGTACTTACTGGGGCATAGGCGGGACGGACGGATATGGCGGCAGCAACAATGCGTGGTACACGCACTGGGCCGGCTACATTCCGTACGCCAACGGAGGCGATGGTTACGGAAACTGTGCCGGCACCGGCGGCAACTGCAAGAACTACGGCACGCTCTGGGACGACGCCTACGATGCTCTCATGGCAGCGCCGAACAACAACATCTCGCAGGCCGGATGGTACGTTCTCATGACCAACCTCCACGAGACCGGTTGGCACGATTACGTGGGAGGACCGATCAGCGATTGGGAGAAGAAATACTCCTCCCACATGAAGAACGCTAACACGTACGCGGAGGCTTCCAGATGGGCGGCCGGCCTCTACGCAAATTCCACGGGCGCATATCTCAGCGACATCGACAACGACGGCTATTCGGAACTTGTGATGTACAACGACAGGGTGTTAGCCGTGTTTGAGTCCATCGGCGGGCGGGCCGTCAACATTTTTGCAAAGGGCTCCGACTACAGTTTTTCGGTCGTCGGCGTTGACAACGCCTATTGGTATGGCACGGACGCAGACTACAACGACGGCAACCACGTCGGGGCGCTGAGCGACGTCGGCCCCAACTATCAGCATTCCCTCTACTCGATGGAAGTCAACCAAGCAAGCGGTGACACCGTCCAGGCCACGTTCCAGCACGAAGGTGTAAAGAAGATCGTGAAGCTTATTGCCGGACAACCGTACCTGGACGTTATCTACTACACGGGCGGGACGCAGGCCTACGTTCAGACCGGCTTTTCCCCGGACTTGGTTGACCTTGTCTGGAACGCAAGCATGGACCGCATCTGGGTCTCCGACATCGCCTACGTGGGGCAGAGGAACCCCAATACGGGTGCTACGGGCGCGTACGTCGTCGGAACCGGTGGGACGTCTCACGTCAGGGATTTCACGGGCACCATAATGAAGGGAGACGAGATCACAGGGAGACAGGCGTTCGAGCTGTACCTTTACGCCGGAAAGACATCTACACCGGACGGACAGGGGAGGGTAGCGGAGCTCGAAGTTCTTGCCGATTCACTCTACGACAAGGTGAAACCCGAGGTGGTCACTTCGACTTATTTCCCCGGGCGTGACGAGCTTTCCATTGAGTTCACCGAGGACATCAATTATCAGCAGGTCACGCTCACCGGGATCTCAATAGACGATGACAACGACGGTGCGGCCGAGGTCACACTCGACAGCAGTTCTCACGTGACGAATACTGCAAACGGTCCCGCCATCGTGATCTCGGTAGCGGCAGCCACGGCCGCCCAGATAGAGGCGCTCAACACTTCCAATCTCAGGCTGCTCCTCGCCGTCAACACTGTTTGCGACGTTCACGGCAACGGAAACCTCGCCGTGAGAAACACCGACAACAAGATGATTTCATACGGACTGCCTACCATGATCGCGATCGATGGACATCTCTCTTCGGACGAGTGGCCTGCCTGCGCCATGGCGGTCAGAGATTCCAACGATTCCCAGTGGAGCTCATCCAACGAGATAGACGCGCTTTACGTGGCGATGGACAGCACATATCTGTATCTGGCGCTTGACGGGAAGGTCACCGCCAATAGCTGGATCGTATATCTTGACACCGATCCGGGCGGCTCGAACGGTCAGACCGACCTCACGGGCATCGACCACTGGGAGAGGGGCGCTTTGTTCACCGCCTCCGGTTTCAAGGCCGATTGGGAGTACGGTTGCTATCAGCATCAGGGACAATCCGACGGTGACAGTTTCTGGAAAATAACATCGCCCACGACGAGCGTCGCATATTCCGACTCGATCCTCAGCGCCTTCGACTCGATGCACTATTACGGAGATGTAGGGGGCAGTGAGCTTGCGATTCCGTGGAGCGTATTGTTCGGGTTGGGAGAGGGGAGAGTCCCCGAGCACTGCAGCATATCAATGGTGGCGTCGCTTTGCTGGGATCCGGAGCCAAGCGGAGTCCTGGGCGGAGACAGCGCGCCCAGCAATGTCAGCGCCGTCCTGCCTACCATTGACAGGGTGTTCACGTTTGTCGTGGACGCCGACGGCGACGGCCGCCCTGATTTGCCTGACGGAACGCCGCCTACACTGGCCTCGGCTCAATCGCTGGGAGACACGCTCGTCTCCGTGGTCTTTAGCGAGTGTGTGACCGCGGCCACGGCCGAGGAAATCGGCAACTACAGTGCTTACGAAACTCTTGTGCCCGGTAATCAGCTTCCCATTCTTGATGCAACCCTTCAGGGAGACGGTAAGACGGTGGTGCTCAAGACCGGCCAGCAACTTCCCCTTTCTTACACGGTTCAGGTGAGCGGCGTTCAGGATACATCGTGCTACAAGAATGAAATCGAGGCCAACAGCAGCGTCGAGTTTGACGGAGAGACTACGTCTGTGCCCGGTGAGCCCAGACCCACCGTTGACATTCTCCACCAGAACTTCCCCAATCCGTTCAATCCCGCAACGACCGTGGAGCTGAGTCTGGCAGGCAGCGCGCATGTTCGGCTCAGGATATTCGACTCGCAGGGTCGGGTCGTGCGGACCCTTGCCGACGCCAATCTCGGCCCCGGCGTGTGGAGATTTGTGTGGAACGGCGTCTCGGAGGACGGTAGAGTCTGCGGCTCCGGCGTCTATTTCTATAGCGTCGAGTCTGATAGAATCAGAGAGACCAGGAAAATGATACTTCTGAAGTAG